From the Methanobacterium sp. CWC-01 genome, the window ACAACGCCACCACCACGGTAGAGAGCAATACCACGGTGCCGAATACTCAGCAACCCCAGGAGGAAGTTTACCAGGAACCATCCACCAATCCCACTGATACCGATAACGGTGACGATGATACTTCCACTGGAAACAGCACCCAGAATTGATGTGAACTAATTCGTTATAAGAAAAATTATTATTAATTATAAAGCGGGGGATAAAGCAATGAGAGTGATAAAAGGAGGAATATGTGCTGTGGAGGGAGTTAAGGCCTCTGGAGCGTGTGAGGAAAACTATGGGGTGGGACTCATCCACTACCCGGGCTCCACCGCCGCAGCAGTGTACACCTCCAACCAGGTGCAGGCAGCCCCCATCACCGTAACCCGGGAGGCCCTTAAAAATGGTAGTCTGTCGGCGGTGGTGGCTAACAGTGGCAACGCCAACTGCTACACTGGTAAGCAGGGATTGCAGGATGCCCGGGAGATGGCGGATCAGGTGGCCATCAGTCTGGACCTGCCCACCAGTGAGGTGGCGGTGGCCTCCACCGGGATCATCGGACGGCAGATGCCCATGGACACCATTCAGGCCCTGATCAAGGATGCCCTGCGCCGACTGGATCACTCGGCCCAGGCTAGCCGTAACGCCGCCGAGGCTATCATGACCACCGACACCTACCCCAAGGAGCACGCCCTGGAAACCACCCTGGAAAATGGCCAGACCATACGCTTAGGAGGCATAACCAAGGGTTCAGGCATGATCGCCCCGAACATGGGGACCATGCTGGCCTTCCTGGCCACCGACCTGGCGGCCTCCCCGGAGGAGCTGGAGGCTGCCCTTAAACTGGCTGTGGAGAAGTCCTTCAACATGGTGGATATTGATAAGGATGTCAGCACCAACGACACCGTGATCCTCCTGGCCCGGCCTGGGGAGGGAAACCTGGATGAAAAGTTCCAGGCCGCACTGGATGAGCTTTGCATCCAGCTGGCCCGGATGATGGCCCGGGATGGTGAGGGTGCTACCAAGTACATGGAAGTCACCGTTAAAGGGGCTGAAACCATTGAAGACGCCCGGAGGGCGGCTAAGGCAGTGGTGGGATCATCCCTGGTTAAGACCGCCTTTTTCGGCGCCGATCCCAACTGGGGAAGGATCCTGGCGGCGGTAGGATACTCCGGGGCCCGTATAAAACCGGATAGTATCAGTGTCTCCCTGGTCTCTGGCCAGCGCCGGGTGGACATCGTTAAAAGGGGGATGGTCCAGGCCTTCGAGGGCAGCGAGGAGCTGGTACTGGCCGAGAGTATCATGGAGCAGGATGAAATCCTGGTGGAGGTGGACCTGGATCTGGGAGGATACCAGGCCACGGCCTTTGGCTGCGACCTCAGCTACGACTACGTGCGCATCAACTCCGAGTACAGCACCTAAAATCCCCTATAGAGAAATCTTTAAAATCCTATTGAAATAAAAAAAAGTCAAAAAAAAGGTTGTTAACATGAAAGTATTGATTATTGGCGCAGAGGGAATGTTGGGACACGACCTGGAGGCGGTTCTGGGAGTGGAGCATGAAATCAGCACCACCACCATCCACACCCTGGACATCACCGACCTGGAAAAGACGGTTAAAACCATAGGGGAGATCAACCCCCAGGTGGTGGTCCATGCCGCGGCCTTCACCGACGTGGATGGCAGTGAAGAACGGGCGGACCTGGCTTACCAGGTGAACGTCCTGGGAACACGTAACGTGGCGGTGGCCTGTCAGAAGACCGACAGTGCCCTGGTGTACATCTCTACCGACTACGTCTTCGACGGTACCAAGGACGGTTCCTACCAGGAGTATGACCAGACCAACCCCCTGGGCATGTACGGGAAGACTAAATATCTGGGTGAGGTGCAGGTACGGGACCTTCTGGACCAGTTCTACATCGTGCGCACCAGCTGGCTCTACGGCTACCACGGCCCCAACTTCGTGGCCACCATGCTGGGCCTGGCTGAGAAGCTGGACCAGATCCAGGTGGTGTCCGACCAGATCGGTTCCCCCACCTACACCGTGGACCTGGCCCAGGCCATCAACCAATTGATAAAAACACCGGCCTACGGCATCTACCACGTTACCAACAGTGACCACTGCTCCTGGTACCAGTACGCCCAGCTCATCTTCCAGATGAAGGGGGTGGAGGTGGAGCTGGTGCCGGTCACCACCGAGGAATTCGGCAGCCCGGCACCTCGGCCCAAGTACTCCGTCCTGGATAACTACCACTGGCGGATGCAGGGACATCCACCACTCCGCAGTTACAAAGAGGCCTTGAAGGATTACCTGGAGTTATTAGAATAAACTCCCACCCTCTCCTGGGCTAAAAATCCCACCCTTTGGGTTAAAAAAGAGTAACTATGGAAAAATCCACATATTTAAAATAAATGAATCAGTTTCAATTTAAAAATTGTCCAGATTCTTCTTCATCACCACCCGCAGGTAGCAGCGTTCCTGGTCCCCGGCGTTGAACTCCACCGTCTGGAAGAAGTTGGCCAACTCATCGTACATCTTCCACAGGGTGTCATCATCTGCGTACACACAGTAGGTGGACTCCGCCTCATATAAAACTTCCACCACCCCGGGATAATGCTCCTGTAGATCCTTCAAGATATCCTGAACCGTTATTTGCTCCATTTCGTACATTCCTAGACCCCCCCATACCATTAGATTTCTTACCCATTTTTGAAAGACTGATACCAATTATTTTATTATAAGCAATTAATATAGATATTAGGAGAAAAAAGCAACTAGAAGTATGAATTTATTATCCATAACCCGCTCTTTAACCTAAACCTCATAAATATAACCTTAAAAAGTATGGTGTTCACCATGGAAACCGTTAACATTCTAATCGAGGCCCTGCCCTACATCAAGAAGTTCCATCAGCAGAAGATCATGATTAAGTACGGAGGCCACGCCATGATCGACCAGGCGGCCAAGAGCAGCACCGCCCGGGACACGGTGCTCTTGAAGTACGTGGGCATGCAGCCCATGGTGGTCCATGGCGGGGGACCGGAGATATCCCGCTCCATGAGCAAGATCGGTAAAAAGCCCAAGTTCATTGGGGGCCTGCGGGTCACCGACCAGGAGACCATGGACATCGTGAAGATGGTCCTGGTGGGTAAGATCAACACCGAGATCGTGGCCAACATCGGACTCCACGGGGGTAAGGGGGTGGGTCTGTCTGGCAAGGACAACCTGCTATTAAAGGCCCGGAAACGTTCACCCCAGGTGGTGGTGGACCAGGAGACCGGGGAGGAGACCATGGTGGACCTGGGATTGGTGGGGGAGATCGAAGCCATCCACCCTGAAATCCTGGATGTCCTGACCCACAACGATTACATCCCGGTCATCAGCCCCATCGGGGTGGATGAAAATGCCAAGACTCTGAACCTCAACGCCGATACCGTGGCCGGGGAGGTGGCCGCCGAGGTGGGGGCGGAGAAGCTCATCATCCTCACCGACGTGCCCGGCATCCTCACCGACCCCTCGGACCCCGAGAGCCTCATCAAGAAGGCCGACATCGGGGAGGTCCTGGACCTCATTGACCAGGGCATAGTCAAGGATGGGATGCTGCCCAAGGTGGCTACCTGTGTCAGCGCCCTGGAGAAGGGGGTTAAATCAGCCCATATCATCGACGGCCGGGTGAAGCACTCCATACTCCTGGAGATATTCACCAAGAAGGGTATCGGGACCATGATCACCCTGTAGGGCTGATTGAACTTCTTTTTTTTTATTTTTATTTTTTTTTAGACAGTTAAGTGTCCAGCACCCTGGAAAGATTTAAGTACCACCATCACCAAACAATCCATAAACTTGGATTTATTGATTTATTCTTGGTGTGATCATGGAAGAAAAAAAAGTCAAAGAGTACGTTAAGAAACGCTACGGAGAGATAGCTAAAGAAAATACCACTTGTTCCTGTTGTGGGGGCGGTGACACCATGGAACAGGCCCAGCAGGTAGGTTACACTGCAGAGGAACTGGCTGAACTACCAGAAGAGGCGGTTCTGGGGTTAGGTTGTGGAAATCCAACGGCCCTGGCCGGATTAAAAGAAGGTGAAGTGGTACTGGATCTGGGCTCCGGTGGTGGTATCGACGTATTTTTAGCCTCCAACCGGGTTGGCTCATCTGGAAGGGTGATAGGATTGGATATGACTGAGGAGATGATCCGGAGAGCCCAGAAAACAGCAGAAGAGGGTGGCTACACCAACGTGGAGTTCCACCTGGGTGAAATAGAAGACATGCCCCTGGAGGATGAGATGGTGGATGTCATCATCAGTAACTGTGTCATCAACCTCACCACCGACAAGTTAAAAGCCTTCCAGGAGGCCTTCCGGGTCCTTAAACCTGGGGGTCGGATGATGATATCGGACATGGTTACCGAGGGTGAACTGGACCCTGAGATAAAAAAGAGTCTCGGGGCCTGGTCGGCATGCATAGCCGGTGCCCTGGACAAACAGGAATACCTGAGCACCATTTTTTTAGCTGGATTTGAGATGGTGGAGATCCTCACCGAAACCAGTTACCAGGAACCGGACCTGGATCCCCGGCTGGAGGGCCGGATAAAGAGCATCCAGGTCAAGGCCGTTAAGGGGAATTGTTCCTGCTGCACTGGTTGTGGATAAAACTATCCAATATTGAAGATTCTTTAAGAGATTTTAGTTTCATCTGAAATGGAATGGGGAAAATGGAATGGCTCAAAAAATTAACGGCAAGTGCCGGCCCGACCCGGAGCAAATAAGCAGACTGCAGAATATTTTATCAAGCATACCCTCGGAGGAAGAATTTTACCAGAATTCAGAGATCCTTAAAGCACTTTCAGATCCCACCCGCCTGAAAATAATTTACCTTTTACAGGAAGGAGAGTTGTGCGTCTGTGAGATCATGCATGCCCTGGAAAAACCACAATCCACAGTATCCCATCATCTGAACATCCTGAAAAATGCCGGTTTCATAAAGTGGCGCAAAGCGGGGATCTGGATCCATTACCAGCTCTCCTGCCCGGAGATATTGGAACACATCCAAGAAATCACAACCATGATGAAATAGCGCTGACTTTAAACCTTTAAAAAGCGTGTGTAACTCCTTCCAGTCTAAATTCACTCCTAAATTCTAACTAAAAGAGGCAAAAGAACATGGCCGATATATTACAGGAGCTGGTTAACTACCTGACCTATGTACTGATGGGTTTGGATCCCGCCTCCCACCTGGGTAGTGCCGTTAACTTCTTTATCTACGACACCATCAAAATCCTTATACTTTTAACCGTGATAATATTTGCTATATCCTTCTTCAGAAGTTATATATCGCCCTTTAAAGTCAGAAAAGCGTTAAGTAAAAGAAATGAGTATGTGGGAAATGTGGGGGCTGCTTTGGTAGGTATTATCACCCCCTTCTGTTCATGTTCCGCGGTGCCTCTGTTTATAGGCTTCGTTGAATCAGGAGTACCCCTGGGTGTAACTTTCTCCTTCCTGATATCATCCCCCATGGTCAATGAAATAGCCATCATCCTACTTTTGGGGTTGGTGGGCTGGCAGATAACAGCCATATACATCATATCCGGGCTTATCATCGCCATAGTAGCAGGTATAATTATTGGTCGGCTTAAATTAGAGGGGGAAGTGGAAAGCTACGTCTACGAGATGATCGAGAAAATAAAAGCCGCGGAACAATCCGGTATGGCATTGGAAGAGGAGAAACAAACCCTTAAAGAACGGGCCCTATCCTCCTGGGATTACACTAAGGATCTGCTGAAAAGGGTGGGTCCCTACGTCGTCATCGCCATTGGAATCGGAGCCATCATACACGGTTACGTACCATCAGATTTCCTTTTAACTTATGCCGGTCCAGACAATCCCCTGGCAGTTCCCATTGCGGTCCTAATCGGAGTGCCACTGTACTCCAATGCAGCCGGGATCATCCCCCTGGTGGCGGTATTCATTGACAAGGGAATACCTATAGGAACTGCTCTGGCCTTCATGATGGCTGTAACCGCCTTATCCGTCCCGGAGATGATTATACTCCGTAAAGTATTGAAACCTAAACTCCTGGCCATATTCATAGCCATACTGGCTGTTTCCATCACGGCGGTGGGGTACTTGTTCAACTTTATAGCTGGTTGATAAACGGTTCAAATGATTTTCAAAAAAAATTTCAAAAAAATGCTTTGAGGTGAAAAAAATGAAAATAGAAGTGTACGGTACGGGATGTGCCAATTGTCAAGCCCTGGAAAGGAATGCTAAAAAGGCGGTGAAAGAACTGGGAATCCCGGCTGAAATAGTCAAAATCAAGGAGATGGACCAGATCCTAGAAGCAGGTTTAACCTCCCTTCCGGGATTAGCCATCGATGGAGAACTGAAGTCCATGGGTCGTATACCGCCAGTGGCAGAGATTAAAAAGTGGATGCAGTCCAACTTATAGTAAGTTCTAATTATCCTAATGAACCCCCTCCTAATGAACCCCCCCCTTACCTTACTCTTAATAAGAGTGAATTAGTGATTTAATAGTGGAGAAAATGCATGGAGTATGTCATACAAGTTCAGAACCTGGCCAAGAGCTATAACAATATCAAAGCCGTGGATGGCGTGGATTTCCAGGTCCCTAGGGGAGAGATATTCGGCTTCCTAGGTCCTAATGGTGCGGGGAAGACCACCACCCTCCGCATGTTAACTGGTATCATCAAACCCGACCAGGGCCGGGCCTGCATAATGGGCTACGACATTCAGAAGGAACCATTACTGGCCAAGGAACACCTGGGTGTGGTACCGGAAACCTCCAATGCCTACGTGGATCTATCGGCCTGGCAGAACCTGATGTTAATGGCCGGACTCTACGGGGTTTCCTCTGATATTGCGCAGGAAAGGGCTGGGAGTCTTTTAACAGAATTCGGCCTCTACCACCGCAAAGATGATAAGGTTAAGGGCTTCTCCAAGGGCATGAAACAGAGGTTGATCCTGGCCATGGCCCTCATCAACGACCCCCAACTCCTATTTTTAGACGAACCCACCAGTGGCCTGGATGTGCAAAGCAGCATTCTCATCCGACAGATGCTGGTGCAGCTCCGGGAGAAGGGGAAAACCATCTTCCTCACCACCCACAACCTGGAGGAAGCTAACCAGCTATGTGAAAGGATAGCCATCATTAACCAGGGCAAGATCGCCGCTATTGACACCCCGGAGAACCTGAAAAGGACGATTAAGAAGCTAAAATTTATAGAGGTAACCTTCCATGCTCCGGTCCGCCAAGCTGATTTATCAGAAATACCGGGAGTGCTGGAAGTCAAAAAAACGGGTGATAAATATACCTTAAACACCGATGACGTTAATCTGCTCATTCACTCGGTCACCCAATTTGCTAAATCCAGAAATATTAAAATCATAGCTCTTAACACCTTAAATCCTTCTCTGGAAGAGGTGTTCATGGAACTCATCGGGAGGGCTTAAGGATGTCCATACTCATCGGGAGGGCTTAAGGATGTCCATTTATAGTGACCAGTTTAAACGTTCCCTGGCCATCATGAAAAAGGACATCCTGATCTACTACCTCAAAGGGCCGGTCATCATCTTCGGGATATTGATACCATTATTCCTGTTCCTGGCTTTCCTGACCGGGAGTAAGAACCTGTCCACCGACTTCCTGGTCTCGGGCCTCATTGGGATGACCATGCTCTTCACCGCCACCTCGGTGTCCCCGGTTATAACTCCCTGGGAGTCCCAGATGAACACCCTGGAACGGCTGATGGCCTGCCCCATATCCATCTACACCCTGATCATGGGTGACCTGCTGGCCTCGGTTATCTTCGGATTTTTCATCTCCCTGGTCCCGGTGCTTATTGGAATACTGATGGGAGTCATTCCCATCCATTTCCTGGTCCTGCTTCTGGGGATCATGTTAGCTTCCGTATGTTTCTCGGCACTGGGTCTTCTCTTGGCCACCCCACCCACCAACGCCCCCTCCAACGTCATGATGATCTCCTCCCTGGTCAAGTTCCCCCTGGTATTCATCAGCGGTATCTTCATCCCCCTGGAGAACCTGCCCTATTGGGGTAAAATCATAGCCTCCTTATCCCCCCTAACCTACTTCACGGATCTGACCCGTTACTCCCTGCAAAAGGTGAGTTACTATCCTTTATGGGTGGATTTCGTGGCTATCATCATATTTACCCTGATATTCTTCGTCCTGGCCGTGAAGATCCATAAAAAAACGTTGCCCATGCGGATCTAGAACTAGAAGTAAATGTGGATAATATTATGAATCATAACCAGAAAAAGAAGGTCCTCTTCATCTGCCGCAACAACTCCGGCCGGTCCCAGCTGGCGGAGGGCATCCTGCGACATTTATATGGGGACTGCTACCAGGTCTACAGTGCTGGCTCTGATCCCCGAGCCATCAACCCTCTGACCCTACAGGTCTTACAGGAGCTGGGTGTTGATACGTCTCCCCTGGAAGCGAAGAGTCTGGAAAAATACCAGGGCCAGGAATTTGACCTGGTGGTGTCCTTATGTGGAGGGGAAGATGAAGAGTGTCCCATATTCTTAACTGCCGCTCGGTTTATTCACCAGGGATTCCCTGATCCCCGGGAGATATCCGTGGATAACCAGCTCAGTCCAGAGGAAAAACTGGAAGGGTTCCGCCAGGTGAGAGACCAGATCCGGGATTGGATTGAAGCCCAGTTTAAACCAGGATAGGTCGACTTAAAATAGAAACCCGGTTTAACCATATCCGGCCACTGGAAATAGAAGCAGAGTTTAAAGGAAGGCACTGAAATTGAAGCAGAATTTAAAAAAATCACGGGAAGTATTAACATGATCAAAATAGCCATAGTAACCGACGGTCCCTACGGAGAACGGGCCTACGCCACCATAAAAGAGGAATTTGAAACCGAATTTGTAGTCCTGGAACCACCGGCCGGTACCTTCGTGGAGGAGGTGGAAATACCCCCCGAGGAGCTGGAGAAAATTAAAAGCGCCGACCTGGTCATCACCTACATCCTGCACCCGGATCTCTCTCTGGACCTGGTGGACCTCATCCACAGCCAGGTGGACTGGATCATCGTGGGCGCCTGGAGGGGTGAGGGCTTTAAGAACCAGTTACTCAACTACGGTAACGTGACCTGCCCCGAGAACATGTGCGACCTAACCGAAAACGGCAACCCCACCTTCGACCAGTTCGTGGCCAAATTCGGCCGACCTGTGGTCCATATCAGCTGCCAGGGTGATAGGGTGGTGGATATCCAGGTGGAACGATGCTCTCCCTGCGGATCCACCTACTTCGTGGCCCAGGAGTTAAGGGGTGAAAAGACTGCTAACCTGCCCATTAAGGCCGGACTCAAGATCCAGCACTATCCCTGCCGGGCCCCTAAGATGAGATTATTCACCGATGATGAGTGTAAAAAGGAACTGGCTGCCAACTTCCACAAGGATGCCTTCCAGGAAGCCCTGGAGAAATAATAAGCTAAGAAAAAGGAATAAAATCTTAAATAACCGCCATGAACGCTACCATTTAGAATCAGTTATTTATTAAGGTGTGAGGCACAAAATCATTCCCTGAACAATATTGTGCGCTCACCGACGAAAAAACCGTCTCCGTGTCCAAACCTCCAAACAAGGATTGGAGGGACCTATTTTTGGACAAATATTGATCAAGCATCATCACATATAAATCTTTTTATTTAATTCCCGT encodes:
- the argJ gene encoding bifunctional ornithine acetyltransferase/N-acetylglutamate synthase, coding for MRVIKGGICAVEGVKASGACEENYGVGLIHYPGSTAAAVYTSNQVQAAPITVTREALKNGSLSAVVANSGNANCYTGKQGLQDAREMADQVAISLDLPTSEVAVASTGIIGRQMPMDTIQALIKDALRRLDHSAQASRNAAEAIMTTDTYPKEHALETTLENGQTIRLGGITKGSGMIAPNMGTMLAFLATDLAASPEELEAALKLAVEKSFNMVDIDKDVSTNDTVILLARPGEGNLDEKFQAALDELCIQLARMMARDGEGATKYMEVTVKGAETIEDARRAAKAVVGSSLVKTAFFGADPNWGRILAAVGYSGARIKPDSISVSLVSGQRRVDIVKRGMVQAFEGSEELVLAESIMEQDEILVEVDLDLGGYQATAFGCDLSYDYVRINSEYST
- a CDS encoding permease, with translation MADILQELVNYLTYVLMGLDPASHLGSAVNFFIYDTIKILILLTVIIFAISFFRSYISPFKVRKALSKRNEYVGNVGAALVGIITPFCSCSAVPLFIGFVESGVPLGVTFSFLISSPMVNEIAIILLLGLVGWQITAIYIISGLIIAIVAGIIIGRLKLEGEVESYVYEMIEKIKAAEQSGMALEEEKQTLKERALSSWDYTKDLLKRVGPYVVIAIGIGAIIHGYVPSDFLLTYAGPDNPLAVPIAVLIGVPLYSNAAGIIPLVAVFIDKGIPIGTALAFMMAVTALSVPEMIILRKVLKPKLLAIFIAILAVSITAVGYLFNFIAG
- a CDS encoding ABC transporter permease; protein product: MSIYSDQFKRSLAIMKKDILIYYLKGPVIIFGILIPLFLFLAFLTGSKNLSTDFLVSGLIGMTMLFTATSVSPVITPWESQMNTLERLMACPISIYTLIMGDLLASVIFGFFISLVPVLIGILMGVIPIHFLVLLLGIMLASVCFSALGLLLATPPTNAPSNVMMISSLVKFPLVFISGIFIPLENLPYWGKIIASLSPLTYFTDLTRYSLQKVSYYPLWVDFVAIIIFTLIFFVLAVKIHKKTLPMRI
- the rfbD gene encoding dTDP-4-dehydrorhamnose reductase, which produces MKVLIIGAEGMLGHDLEAVLGVEHEISTTTIHTLDITDLEKTVKTIGEINPQVVVHAAAFTDVDGSEERADLAYQVNVLGTRNVAVACQKTDSALVYISTDYVFDGTKDGSYQEYDQTNPLGMYGKTKYLGEVQVRDLLDQFYIVRTSWLYGYHGPNFVATMLGLAEKLDQIQVVSDQIGSPTYTVDLAQAINQLIKTPAYGIYHVTNSDHCSWYQYAQLIFQMKGVEVELVPVTTEEFGSPAPRPKYSVLDNYHWRMQGHPPLRSYKEALKDYLELLE
- a CDS encoding DUF166 domain-containing protein gives rise to the protein MIKIAIVTDGPYGERAYATIKEEFETEFVVLEPPAGTFVEEVEIPPEELEKIKSADLVITYILHPDLSLDLVDLIHSQVDWIIVGAWRGEGFKNQLLNYGNVTCPENMCDLTENGNPTFDQFVAKFGRPVVHISCQGDRVVDIQVERCSPCGSTYFVAQELRGEKTANLPIKAGLKIQHYPCRAPKMRLFTDDECKKELAANFHKDAFQEALEK
- a CDS encoding ArsR/SmtB family transcription factor gives rise to the protein MAQKINGKCRPDPEQISRLQNILSSIPSEEEFYQNSEILKALSDPTRLKIIYLLQEGELCVCEIMHALEKPQSTVSHHLNILKNAGFIKWRKAGIWIHYQLSCPEILEHIQEITTMMK
- a CDS encoding arsenate reductase ArsC; its protein translation is MNHNQKKKVLFICRNNSGRSQLAEGILRHLYGDCYQVYSAGSDPRAINPLTLQVLQELGVDTSPLEAKSLEKYQGQEFDLVVSLCGGEDEECPIFLTAARFIHQGFPDPREISVDNQLSPEEKLEGFRQVRDQIRDWIEAQFKPG
- the argB gene encoding acetylglutamate kinase, with amino-acid sequence METVNILIEALPYIKKFHQQKIMIKYGGHAMIDQAAKSSTARDTVLLKYVGMQPMVVHGGGPEISRSMSKIGKKPKFIGGLRVTDQETMDIVKMVLVGKINTEIVANIGLHGGKGVGLSGKDNLLLKARKRSPQVVVDQETGEETMVDLGLVGEIEAIHPEILDVLTHNDYIPVISPIGVDENAKTLNLNADTVAGEVAAEVGAEKLIILTDVPGILTDPSDPESLIKKADIGEVLDLIDQGIVKDGMLPKVATCVSALEKGVKSAHIIDGRVKHSILLEIFTKKGIGTMITL
- the arsM gene encoding arsenite methyltransferase, which gives rise to MEEKKVKEYVKKRYGEIAKENTTCSCCGGGDTMEQAQQVGYTAEELAELPEEAVLGLGCGNPTALAGLKEGEVVLDLGSGGGIDVFLASNRVGSSGRVIGLDMTEEMIRRAQKTAEEGGYTNVEFHLGEIEDMPLEDEMVDVIISNCVINLTTDKLKAFQEAFRVLKPGGRMMISDMVTEGELDPEIKKSLGAWSACIAGALDKQEYLSTIFLAGFEMVEILTETSYQEPDLDPRLEGRIKSIQVKAVKGNCSCCTGCG
- a CDS encoding MTH895/ArsE family thioredoxin-like protein, producing MKIEVYGTGCANCQALERNAKKAVKELGIPAEIVKIKEMDQILEAGLTSLPGLAIDGELKSMGRIPPVAEIKKWMQSNL
- a CDS encoding ATP-binding cassette domain-containing protein; the protein is MEYVIQVQNLAKSYNNIKAVDGVDFQVPRGEIFGFLGPNGAGKTTTLRMLTGIIKPDQGRACIMGYDIQKEPLLAKEHLGVVPETSNAYVDLSAWQNLMLMAGLYGVSSDIAQERAGSLLTEFGLYHRKDDKVKGFSKGMKQRLILAMALINDPQLLFLDEPTSGLDVQSSILIRQMLVQLREKGKTIFLTTHNLEEANQLCERIAIINQGKIAAIDTPENLKRTIKKLKFIEVTFHAPVRQADLSEIPGVLEVKKTGDKYTLNTDDVNLLIHSVTQFAKSRNIKIIALNTLNPSLEEVFMELIGRA